From Salinibacterium sp. ZJ450, one genomic window encodes:
- a CDS encoding alpha/beta fold hydrolase: MTAGQLSPLGLPGLDPRFSRFVTVPDGAELEHPAAAEHRWHLLDNAEPLAALGATPVGTILAVHGNPTWSYLWRSLVSAATAQAEAGGPAWRVIAVDQLEMGYSERTGRTLTLSDRIGDLGALTDALGLDGPVVTMGHDWGGVISLGWATRHPQLLAGVMALNTAVHQPTDAPIPAPLRLALKRSLLAGSTVQTPAFLNVTLSLAQPALSPEVRAAYAAPYATAERRRGIGAFVADIPVDERHRSFPELERVATGVSRLQVPALLLWGPKDPVFSDRYLADLVNRMPHADVHRFEGAGHLIAEDIDFAPVVLQWLSERVLTNTPETASAAGHDATPDVGDAQAPAPAPLWSYLDRLRDSNDTALVEMAPSTGGGPRTVSWRLLSRRVREIAAGLVAHGVRPGDRVSVLVPAGADLTAVLYACLRIGAIVVVADAGLGVNGLSRAVRGAWPDHVIGIQRALLAAKALGWPGQKFSATRLAAPAARALGVTASLSQLAAAGRAAGGELPPEPQPDDLAAILFTSGSTGPAKGVAYTHRQLGALSETLSAQFGLTVGSGLVAGFAPFALLGPALGATSVSPDMDVTSPGTLTAGAVADATRAADADVIFASPAALMNVVATADSLTDWQRVTLAGVHTLLSAGAPLSLPLLEQVSALLPSATVHTPYGMTEGLLLTDITLEGILESDSESTDAGGVCVGAAAGSATIRISPLDETGAASGPLTDAANVTGEIVVSAPHIKDHYDRLWITQRDSDRDSTPDRRWHRTGDVGHLDASGRLWVEGRLPHVIVTDTGVITPVGPEQRVERLPGLGRAAAVGVGPSGTQQVVIVAESRPPARRPHLASARLTADVRRAAGVAVAAVLIVPLLPTDIRHNSKVNRSALARWATGVLAGGRMRRP, encoded by the coding sequence GTGACTGCCGGGCAGCTGTCCCCGCTCGGCCTTCCCGGGCTCGACCCCCGTTTCTCCCGTTTTGTCACGGTTCCGGATGGCGCGGAGCTCGAGCACCCCGCGGCCGCCGAGCACCGCTGGCACCTGCTCGACAACGCCGAGCCGCTCGCCGCACTCGGCGCCACCCCGGTCGGCACCATCCTCGCCGTGCACGGCAACCCCACCTGGTCCTACCTGTGGCGAAGCCTCGTCTCCGCCGCGACCGCGCAGGCGGAGGCGGGCGGCCCCGCCTGGCGGGTCATCGCCGTCGACCAGCTCGAGATGGGCTACTCGGAACGCACCGGCCGTACGCTTACCCTGTCGGACCGCATCGGCGATCTCGGCGCCCTCACCGACGCCCTCGGCCTCGACGGCCCGGTCGTCACGATGGGACACGACTGGGGCGGGGTGATCTCGCTGGGCTGGGCCACGCGGCATCCGCAGCTCCTCGCCGGCGTAATGGCGCTGAACACCGCGGTGCACCAGCCGACCGATGCCCCGATCCCGGCCCCACTGCGACTCGCGCTGAAGCGGTCCCTGCTCGCCGGCAGCACCGTGCAGACGCCCGCCTTCCTGAACGTCACCCTGTCGCTGGCGCAGCCCGCGCTCTCACCCGAGGTGCGGGCCGCATACGCCGCCCCGTACGCCACCGCCGAGCGCCGCCGCGGCATCGGCGCCTTCGTCGCCGACATCCCCGTCGACGAGCGGCACCGGAGCTTCCCCGAGCTGGAACGTGTGGCCACCGGAGTCAGCCGGCTGCAGGTGCCCGCGCTGCTGCTCTGGGGCCCGAAAGACCCCGTGTTCAGCGACCGTTACCTCGCCGACCTGGTGAACCGGATGCCGCACGCCGACGTGCACCGCTTCGAGGGCGCCGGGCACCTGATCGCCGAAGACATCGACTTCGCGCCGGTGGTGCTGCAATGGCTGTCGGAGCGGGTGCTCACGAACACCCCCGAGACGGCGTCCGCGGCAGGTCATGACGCGACACCGGATGTCGGCGACGCACAGGCACCGGCTCCCGCACCGCTCTGGTCCTACCTCGACCGGCTTCGCGACAGCAACGACACCGCGCTCGTGGAGATGGCGCCGAGCACCGGCGGCGGCCCGCGCACGGTCAGCTGGCGGCTGCTGTCCCGCCGGGTGCGGGAGATCGCGGCCGGCCTGGTTGCCCACGGGGTGCGCCCCGGCGACCGGGTCTCGGTACTCGTTCCCGCCGGCGCCGACCTGACCGCGGTGCTGTACGCGTGCCTCCGCATCGGCGCAATCGTGGTCGTCGCCGACGCCGGACTCGGCGTGAACGGCCTCAGCCGCGCGGTGCGGGGGGCCTGGCCCGACCACGTGATCGGAATCCAGCGCGCCCTTCTCGCCGCGAAAGCGCTCGGCTGGCCCGGCCAGAAGTTCTCCGCCACGCGCCTGGCGGCTCCCGCGGCCCGCGCCCTCGGCGTGACGGCGAGCCTGTCGCAACTGGCCGCGGCCGGTCGTGCCGCGGGCGGCGAGCTCCCGCCGGAGCCGCAGCCGGATGACCTCGCCGCGATCCTCTTCACCTCCGGCTCCACCGGGCCAGCGAAGGGCGTCGCGTACACGCACCGCCAGCTGGGCGCGCTCAGCGAAACCCTGTCCGCCCAGTTCGGACTGACCGTCGGCAGCGGACTGGTCGCGGGCTTCGCCCCGTTCGCGCTGCTCGGGCCGGCCCTCGGCGCAACATCCGTCAGTCCCGATATGGACGTCACCTCGCCCGGCACGCTCACCGCCGGCGCGGTTGCCGACGCCACCCGCGCGGCCGATGCGGACGTCATCTTCGCCTCGCCCGCCGCCCTGATGAACGTCGTCGCCACCGCGGACAGCCTCACCGATTGGCAACGCGTCACCCTCGCCGGCGTGCACACGCTGCTCTCGGCGGGCGCACCGCTGTCGCTGCCGCTACTCGAGCAGGTCTCCGCTCTGCTGCCGTCGGCGACCGTGCACACCCCATACGGCATGACCGAGGGGCTGCTGCTCACCGACATCACGCTCGAGGGCATCCTCGAATCCGACAGTGAGAGCACCGACGCCGGCGGAGTCTGCGTCGGCGCCGCCGCCGGATCCGCCACCATCCGGATCAGCCCACTCGACGAGACCGGCGCCGCGTCCGGGCCGCTCACCGATGCGGCCAACGTGACCGGTGAGATCGTGGTGTCGGCACCGCACATCAAGGACCACTACGACCGGCTCTGGATCACCCAGCGGGACAGTGACCGCGACAGCACCCCCGACCGGCGCTGGCACAGGACCGGGGATGTCGGTCACCTCGACGCCAGCGGACGACTCTGGGTGGAAGGCCGCCTGCCGCACGTGATCGTCACCGACACCGGCGTGATCACCCCGGTGGGCCCGGAACAGCGCGTCGAACGGCTGCCCGGTCTCGGGCGGGCCGCCGCCGTCGGGGTGGGCCCCTCCGGAACCCAGCAGGTAGTGATCGTCGCCGAGTCGCGCCCGCCCGCCCGTCGCCCGCACCTCGCCTCCGCGCGGCTCACCGCCGACGTGCGCCGCGCCGCCGGGGTCGCCGTCGCGGCGGTTCTGATCGTGCCGCTGCTGCCAACCGACATCCGGCACAACTCCAAGGTCAACCGCAGCGCCCTGGCGCGCTGGGCGACCGGCGTGCTGGCCGGCGGACGGATGCGGCGACCGTGA